In the Streptomyces sp. cg36 genome, one interval contains:
- a CDS encoding NlpC/P60 family protein, translating to MRKVWVVSGTAVGASLSFVALLVVGTYSAAAGLTTGGGGQSVALAKGAVPALYQSLVQKWGNLCPALNPAMLAAQLYQESGWKPDATSPANALGIAQFIPSTWATHGVDGNGDGKKDIWDPADAIPSAASYDCELAGYVKNVPGDQSSNMLAAYNAGSYAVIKYGGVPPYKETQGYVKTIRTLEKSFARPVSRVAPSQQAAGAIYYAQQKLGTPYLWGGEGTAAQGGRFDCSGLTQAAYASVGIELPRVANDQYNAGPHPSRDQLLPGDLVFFSDDLSNSRAIHHVGMYVGGGYMINAPYTGAVIRFDKIDAPDYFGATRVTKDGAAALPKFPSAA from the coding sequence GTGCGCAAGGTCTGGGTGGTCAGCGGGACCGCGGTCGGGGCGAGCCTGAGCTTCGTCGCGCTGCTCGTCGTCGGCACGTATTCGGCGGCGGCGGGGCTGACGACGGGCGGCGGCGGCCAGTCCGTGGCACTGGCCAAGGGCGCCGTCCCCGCGCTCTACCAGTCCCTCGTCCAGAAGTGGGGCAACCTCTGCCCCGCCCTCAACCCGGCGATGCTGGCGGCCCAGCTCTACCAGGAGAGCGGCTGGAAGCCGGACGCGACGAGCCCGGCCAACGCGCTGGGCATCGCCCAGTTCATCCCCAGCACCTGGGCCACCCACGGCGTCGACGGGAACGGCGACGGAAAGAAGGACATCTGGGACCCGGCCGACGCCATCCCCTCGGCCGCCTCCTACGACTGCGAACTCGCGGGGTACGTGAAGAACGTGCCGGGGGACCAGAGCAGCAACATGCTCGCGGCGTACAACGCGGGCTCCTACGCCGTCATCAAGTACGGGGGCGTGCCGCCGTACAAGGAGACCCAGGGCTATGTGAAGACCATCCGCACCCTGGAGAAGAGCTTCGCCCGCCCGGTCAGCCGGGTGGCGCCCTCCCAGCAGGCCGCGGGGGCCATCTACTACGCGCAGCAGAAGCTGGGGACGCCCTATCTCTGGGGCGGCGAGGGGACGGCGGCGCAGGGCGGCCGGTTCGACTGCTCGGGGCTCACCCAGGCCGCCTACGCCAGCGTGGGGATCGAGCTGCCGCGCGTGGCCAACGACCAGTACAACGCGGGCCCGCACCCCTCGCGCGACCAGCTGCTCCCGGGCGACCTCGTCTTCTTCTCGGACGACCTCTCCAACTCCCGCGCCATCCACCACGTCGGCATGTACGTCGGCGGCGGATACATGATCAACGCCCCGTACACGGGTGCCGTCATCCGCTTCGACAAGATCGACGCGCCGGACTACTTCGGCGCCACCCGGGTCACCAAGGACGGCGCCGCCGCGCTGCCGAAGTTCCCCTCGGCCGCGTGA
- a CDS encoding type VI secretion protein has product MPESRSRGEERGIPDSLLIGLLAFLLGLTVLVWTATGLAGLFSHGAWPDEVTFTHTPLAMRQLVQAPHDLPAAWPDTPAAQLSGYGLFWGLLIGQLLVLLVLFVFALGTWSRWRAVRARTKAAALLPGNPVVGLGRAAPTAAPAATTPPAPAAPGPDSDPDPWGSSRPPTARTDGAHAGAGPAPTNGTAPTSAPAADTATPWATTDAAGGMLPSPRAARPPRIVYGGPAARRPTAVQAIRDAEGAALVITSDPTLWAETKDARAKLGPVHVYDPGHLCDTPARLHWSPTSGCEDPETAATRAHALLAPVRPQARIDTALADTAETLLRCWLHAAALDSRDGKAVKQVHRWAQGTGAHEAVRILRTHPKAMSGIAGLLESALTAHPERREIAQQLTARALDALSSIHIREACTPNRADSLALESFAAEGGTLYVVGEAIEDPRSRPAAMPFLTALASDVVEHGRRMAERSPDGRLDPPMTLVLDDVAAVAPLPRLPELLATGQDLGLPTLVLLRSAEQARARWTETLTP; this is encoded by the coding sequence ATGCCGGAGTCCCGCTCCCGCGGCGAGGAACGCGGCATCCCCGATTCGCTGCTCATCGGGCTGCTCGCGTTCCTGCTCGGCCTCACCGTCCTGGTGTGGACGGCGACGGGCCTCGCCGGCCTGTTCAGCCACGGCGCCTGGCCGGACGAAGTGACGTTCACCCACACCCCGCTCGCCATGCGCCAGCTCGTCCAGGCCCCGCACGACCTCCCGGCCGCCTGGCCGGACACGCCCGCAGCCCAGCTCTCCGGCTACGGCCTCTTCTGGGGCCTGCTCATCGGCCAGCTCCTGGTGCTCCTGGTCCTGTTCGTCTTCGCCCTCGGCACCTGGTCGCGCTGGCGCGCGGTCCGGGCGAGAACCAAGGCGGCGGCGCTGCTGCCGGGCAACCCGGTGGTGGGACTCGGCCGCGCCGCGCCCACCGCCGCCCCGGCCGCCACGACACCGCCCGCGCCCGCGGCACCGGGCCCGGACTCGGACCCGGATCCCTGGGGTTCGTCCCGCCCGCCCACAGCGCGTACGGACGGGGCCCACGCGGGCGCGGGCCCCGCTCCCACGAACGGCACCGCCCCCACCTCCGCTCCGGCAGCCGACACCGCCACCCCCTGGGCGACGACGGATGCCGCGGGCGGGATGCTCCCGTCGCCCCGGGCGGCCCGCCCGCCCCGGATCGTCTACGGCGGCCCCGCCGCCCGCCGCCCCACTGCCGTCCAGGCCATCCGGGACGCGGAGGGCGCCGCACTCGTCATCACCTCCGACCCCACGCTGTGGGCCGAGACCAAGGACGCGCGCGCGAAGCTCGGGCCGGTCCACGTGTACGACCCGGGGCACCTCTGCGACACCCCGGCCCGGCTGCACTGGTCGCCCACGTCCGGCTGCGAGGACCCGGAAACCGCGGCTACGCGCGCGCACGCTCTGCTCGCCCCCGTACGTCCGCAGGCCCGCATCGACACCGCCCTGGCCGACACCGCCGAGACCCTGCTGCGCTGCTGGCTGCACGCCGCCGCGCTGGACAGCCGGGACGGCAAGGCCGTCAAGCAGGTCCACCGCTGGGCCCAGGGCACCGGCGCCCACGAGGCCGTACGCATACTCCGTACCCACCCCAAGGCCATGAGCGGCATCGCGGGCCTGCTGGAGTCGGCGCTCACCGCGCACCCCGAACGCCGGGAGATCGCCCAGCAGCTGACGGCCCGTGCGCTGGACGCGCTCTCCTCGATCCACATCCGCGAGGCGTGCACACCGAACCGAGCGGATTCCCTCGCGCTGGAATCATTCGCCGCAGAAGGGGGCACGCTTTACGTGGTGGGTGAAGCCATCGAGGACCCGCGGTCACGCCCCGCCGCGATGCCCTTCCTGACCGCCCTCGCCTCAGACGTGGTCGAGCACGGCCGCCGCATGGCCGAACGGTCACCCGACGGTCGGCTCGACCCACCAATGACCCTCGTCCTGGACGACGTGGCGGCCGTCGCGCCGCTGCCCCGGCTGCCCGAACTCCTGGCGACCGGGCAGGACCTGGGCCTGCCGACCCTGGTCCTGCTCCGCTCGGCCGAACAGGCCCGCGCCCGCTGGACGGAGACGCTGACCCCGTAG
- a CDS encoding phosphatase PAP2 family protein yields the protein MAGLALDGANPDVSLLYDINGLAKSAPAWCDRVMEFVGEYGILLALVLVVLWCWWSLRRGEDRESALASVAALVWAPLAAGIALLVNIPIRGFVERPRPFVAHKGLEVLVDGKTDYSFVSDHATLAMAIGAGLFVAHRKFGLLAIGLALAEGFSRVYMGVHYPTDVVGGFALGTAVTLLLAPLALMLLTPLVATVARSPRLGRLVRSRRAGQASLRLAVDIPEPRSGAAGTGTGENDLAA from the coding sequence ATGGCTGGACTCGCGCTGGACGGGGCGAACCCGGACGTCAGCCTGCTCTACGACATCAACGGACTCGCCAAGTCCGCTCCCGCGTGGTGCGACCGCGTCATGGAGTTCGTGGGCGAGTACGGCATCCTGCTCGCCCTCGTCCTCGTCGTGCTCTGGTGCTGGTGGAGCCTGCGGCGCGGCGAGGACCGCGAGAGCGCCCTCGCCTCCGTCGCCGCGCTGGTGTGGGCACCGCTCGCCGCCGGAATCGCCCTGCTCGTCAACATCCCCATCCGGGGATTCGTGGAGCGGCCCCGCCCCTTCGTCGCCCACAAGGGCCTGGAGGTGCTGGTGGACGGCAAGACGGACTACTCGTTCGTCAGCGACCACGCCACGCTGGCGATGGCCATCGGGGCCGGACTCTTCGTCGCCCACCGCAAGTTCGGGCTGCTCGCCATCGGCCTCGCGCTCGCCGAGGGCTTCAGCCGCGTCTACATGGGCGTGCACTACCCGACGGACGTGGTGGGCGGCTTCGCCCTCGGCACCGCCGTCACCCTGCTGCTCGCCCCGCTCGCGCTGATGCTGCTCACCCCCCTGGTCGCCACGGTGGCGCGCTCGCCCAGGCTCGGCCGGCTGGTCCGCTCGCGCCGCGCGGGCCAGGCGTCGCTGCGGCTCGCCGTCGACATCCCCGAGCCCCGCTCGGGCGCGGCCGGCACGGGCACGGGCGAGAACGACCTGGCGGCCTAG
- a CDS encoding SCO6880 family protein gives MTTQSQPVSPRRTYLIGRARPSAIVGKNRETGEIALIIGGAFLGMMAGLLVPVLSLRIVLLMGFPMLALAAVYLPYKHRTFYKWFEINRSYKRSLRRGTAYRSGAMEAGVGSDGREVEIGPPPGIGRISWLAAPFGPDEIAVLLHADRRTVTAAIEIEGPGVGLRDSEDQEALVDRFGTLLKHVANGDGFVTRLQMLARTLPADPDAHAKDVAQRGDHGSPDWLQESYEQLQSMVSTSSEQHRAYLVACMQYSRELAAEAHAMARAARPQPGRKLDKDAGLAVVMARELTDICARLAEADIRVRQPLGQGRLASLVHSMYDPDHPIDHIQAMTKRNAWPAELDAVEPTYLQAKTRESSTRAPWCHATAWVKEWPMTPVGVNFLAPLLVHTPDVIRTVAVCMDLEPTEIAIERMLTEKTNDEAEASRAAKMNRTVDPRDIAAHGRLDQRGEDLASGAAGVNLVGYITVSARSPEALARDKRTIRASAGKSYLKLEWCDREHHRAFVNTLPFATGIRR, from the coding sequence TTGACGACCCAGTCCCAACCGGTCTCGCCCCGCCGCACGTATCTGATCGGCCGGGCCCGGCCGTCGGCCATCGTCGGCAAGAACCGTGAGACCGGCGAGATCGCGCTGATCATCGGCGGCGCGTTCCTCGGCATGATGGCCGGACTGCTGGTACCCGTCCTCTCCCTGCGGATCGTGCTGCTCATGGGCTTCCCCATGCTCGCGCTCGCCGCGGTCTACCTCCCGTACAAACACCGCACGTTCTACAAATGGTTCGAGATCAACCGCAGCTACAAGCGCTCGCTGCGGCGCGGCACCGCCTACCGGTCCGGCGCCATGGAGGCGGGCGTCGGCAGCGACGGGCGCGAGGTCGAGATCGGGCCGCCGCCCGGCATCGGCCGCATCAGCTGGCTCGCCGCGCCCTTCGGCCCCGACGAGATCGCCGTACTGCTGCACGCCGACCGCCGCACGGTCACCGCCGCCATCGAGATCGAGGGTCCCGGCGTCGGCCTGCGCGACTCCGAGGACCAGGAGGCCCTCGTCGACCGCTTCGGCACGCTGCTCAAGCACGTCGCCAACGGCGACGGGTTCGTCACCCGCCTCCAGATGCTCGCCCGCACCCTGCCCGCCGACCCCGACGCCCACGCCAAGGACGTCGCCCAGCGCGGCGACCACGGCTCACCCGACTGGCTCCAGGAGTCCTACGAGCAGCTCCAGTCGATGGTCTCCACCTCCAGCGAGCAGCACCGCGCGTATCTCGTCGCCTGTATGCAGTATTCGCGGGAGCTCGCCGCCGAGGCCCACGCCATGGCGCGCGCCGCCCGCCCCCAGCCCGGCCGCAAGCTCGACAAGGACGCCGGACTCGCCGTCGTCATGGCGCGCGAGCTCACCGACATCTGCGCCCGCCTCGCCGAGGCCGACATCCGGGTGCGCCAGCCCCTCGGCCAGGGGCGGCTCGCCTCCCTCGTGCACTCCATGTACGACCCGGACCACCCCATCGACCACATCCAGGCCATGACCAAGCGCAACGCCTGGCCCGCCGAACTCGACGCGGTCGAACCCACCTACCTCCAGGCCAAGACCCGGGAGTCGTCCACGCGCGCGCCCTGGTGCCACGCCACCGCCTGGGTGAAGGAATGGCCCATGACGCCCGTCGGCGTCAACTTCCTCGCCCCGCTCCTCGTCCACACCCCGGACGTCATCCGCACCGTCGCCGTCTGCATGGACCTCGAACCCACCGAGATCGCCATCGAGCGCATGCTCACCGAGAAGACCAACGACGAGGCCGAGGCGTCGCGCGCGGCCAAGATGAACCGGACCGTCGACCCCCGCGACATCGCCGCCCACGGCCGCCTCGACCAACGGGGTGAAGATCTCGCCAGCGGCGCGGCGGGCGTCAACCTCGTCGGGTACATCACGGTGTCGGCCCGCTCGCCCGAGGCGCTGGCGAGGGACAAGCGCACCATCCGCGCCTCGGCCGGCAAGTCCTACCTGAAGCTGGAGTGGTGCGACCGCGAGCACCACCGGGCCTTCGTCAACACCTTGCCGTTCGCCACCGGCATCCGCCGCTAG
- a CDS encoding serine protease codes for MRHVSQLRALSAVAVLLVIPGYGDRGAGAGTTVTAPATAANARVGALFEGGTDGDHFCTASVVHSADRDLIVTAAHCLDDRDDAVFVPGYRDGEAPYGTWPVKDTYMDDAWQEDGSEDDDVAFAVLGPGSLTGAMVEDAVGAAPLTTGVAAGGRVTLTGYPSDSDTPQTCTNATTAYGDTQQRIECPAYSGGTSGSPWEAADGSVIGVIGGYEEGGDDPDVSYSIVFGHTTNALYRLATGQECPEAGTAGASGTAGAAH; via the coding sequence ATGAGACACGTCTCCCAGCTGCGGGCCCTGTCGGCGGTGGCCGTGCTCCTGGTGATCCCCGGGTACGGGGACCGGGGGGCCGGGGCCGGTACGACCGTCACGGCGCCGGCCACGGCCGCCAACGCGCGCGTGGGCGCGCTCTTCGAGGGCGGCACGGACGGCGACCACTTCTGCACCGCCTCCGTGGTGCACAGTGCGGACCGCGATCTGATCGTCACCGCCGCCCACTGCCTGGACGACCGCGACGACGCCGTCTTCGTCCCCGGCTACCGCGACGGGGAGGCGCCGTACGGGACCTGGCCGGTCAAGGACACCTACATGGACGACGCCTGGCAGGAGGACGGCAGCGAGGACGACGACGTGGCCTTCGCGGTCCTCGGGCCGGGCTCGCTGACGGGCGCGATGGTCGAGGACGCGGTCGGTGCGGCGCCGCTGACCACAGGGGTCGCGGCGGGCGGCCGGGTGACGCTCACCGGCTACCCGAGCGACTCCGACACCCCCCAGACCTGCACCAACGCCACCACCGCCTACGGCGACACCCAGCAGCGCATCGAGTGCCCGGCCTACTCCGGCGGCACCAGCGGCAGCCCCTGGGAGGCGGCGGACGGGTCGGTGATCGGTGTCATCGGCGGGTACGAGGAGGGCGGCGACGACCCGGACGTCTCGTACAGCATCGTCTTCGGGCACACCACGAACGCGCTCTACCGGCTGGCGACGGGGCAGGAGTGCCCGGAGGCGGGCACGGCCGGGGCTTCCGGGACGGCCGGGGCCGCGCACTGA
- a CDS encoding alpha/beta hydrolase: protein MPTWQQLRDVKLSEYSGAADGWGKVSSRANAAKDRVDNEMRAKIHETQQSKSAQGAVADLGRLSRNYQYLHTECGLIRTALDGLATELAEPQRKLKQALEDAENLKFTVEQDGAVKYPATAPVTVPLAPGPGVARPGAPVPFLAGKAEGGADPNKAKAEDIAERIAGAVRDAAEIDGRYAGVLRRLKSPPGLAVTDEMLVDAAADTKDVQQNARFLPESGIPRGKSPADNKKWWDGLSQEERDEYATLYPAAVGALDGLPATVRDDANRMVLAETHAQVQLDLNKLGPEPPKVIQNPSGSYPAAITNPAWTAWNKAGGPKLTAQLKGMNAIQDRFDRTGQADRAGERPLPEAYLLGFDAGGIGRAIVANGNPDTATHTSVYVPGTGTNLEGISGDIKRMETLWRSSDAMADGAKVSTVTWFGYDAPQNIVTDAPQSKYANEGGPILNNFLGGLRASHEGEPGHLTAVGHSYGSTVIGSAARQGTLPVDDVFVAGSPGEQVGHASEMDVKKGHVWAANADSEPFLKGIPIPFIGDDKYGGINIPFVTSDPVPEIGGWGHAPKKLDIDILPSWIDGDGMSVVKPLTPSNPDFGANIVATDGSRGHSGYWDEGTQSLLNQARVTVGKYDKVTLEP from the coding sequence GTGCCCACCTGGCAGCAGCTGCGCGATGTGAAGCTCTCCGAGTACAGCGGGGCGGCCGACGGCTGGGGGAAGGTCAGCAGCCGGGCCAACGCCGCCAAGGACCGCGTCGACAACGAGATGCGCGCCAAGATCCACGAGACCCAGCAGAGCAAGAGCGCCCAGGGCGCCGTCGCCGACCTGGGCCGGCTCAGCCGCAACTACCAGTACCTGCACACCGAGTGCGGGCTGATCCGCACCGCGCTCGACGGGCTCGCCACCGAGCTGGCCGAGCCGCAGCGCAAGCTGAAGCAGGCGCTGGAGGACGCGGAGAACCTGAAGTTCACGGTCGAGCAGGACGGGGCGGTGAAGTACCCGGCCACCGCGCCCGTCACCGTGCCGCTCGCCCCGGGCCCGGGCGTCGCCAGGCCGGGCGCGCCGGTCCCGTTCCTGGCCGGCAAGGCCGAGGGCGGCGCCGACCCCAACAAGGCGAAGGCCGAGGACATCGCCGAGCGGATCGCGGGCGCGGTGCGCGACGCGGCCGAGATCGACGGCCGGTACGCGGGCGTCCTGCGCCGCCTCAAGTCGCCGCCGGGCCTCGCCGTCACCGACGAGATGCTGGTGGACGCGGCGGCCGACACCAAGGACGTGCAGCAGAACGCGCGCTTCCTGCCGGAGTCCGGCATCCCCAGGGGGAAGTCGCCGGCCGACAACAAGAAGTGGTGGGACGGGCTGAGCCAGGAGGAGCGCGACGAGTACGCGACGCTCTACCCGGCGGCCGTCGGCGCCCTGGACGGGCTGCCCGCCACGGTCCGCGACGACGCCAACCGGATGGTGCTGGCCGAGACGCACGCCCAGGTCCAGCTGGACCTGAACAAGCTGGGCCCGGAGCCGCCCAAGGTGATCCAGAACCCCAGCGGCAGCTACCCGGCGGCCATCACCAACCCGGCCTGGACCGCCTGGAACAAGGCGGGCGGGCCCAAGCTCACCGCCCAGCTCAAGGGCATGAACGCCATCCAGGACCGGTTCGACCGCACCGGCCAGGCCGACCGCGCCGGCGAGCGCCCGCTGCCCGAGGCGTACCTGCTCGGCTTCGACGCGGGCGGCATCGGCCGCGCCATCGTCGCCAACGGCAACCCCGACACCGCCACGCACACCTCCGTGTACGTCCCCGGCACCGGCACCAACCTCGAAGGCATCAGCGGCGACATCAAGCGGATGGAGACGCTCTGGCGCTCCTCGGACGCCATGGCGGACGGCGCCAAGGTCTCCACGGTCACCTGGTTCGGCTACGACGCCCCGCAGAACATCGTCACGGACGCGCCCCAGAGCAAGTACGCCAACGAGGGCGGCCCGATCCTCAACAACTTCCTGGGCGGCCTGCGCGCCTCCCACGAGGGCGAACCGGGCCATCTGACGGCCGTCGGCCACAGCTACGGCAGTACGGTCATCGGCTCGGCCGCCCGCCAGGGCACCCTGCCCGTGGACGACGTGTTCGTGGCGGGCAGCCCCGGCGAGCAGGTCGGCCACGCCTCCGAGATGGACGTGAAGAAGGGCCACGTCTGGGCGGCCAACGCCGACAGCGAGCCGTTCCTGAAGGGCATACCGATCCCCTTCATCGGCGACGACAAGTACGGCGGGATCAACATCCCCTTCGTGACCAGCGACCCCGTCCCCGAGATCGGCGGCTGGGGGCACGCCCCGAAGAAGCTCGACATCGACATCCTGCCCTCGTGGATCGACGGCGACGGCATGAGCGTGGTCAAGCCCCTGACCCCGAGCAACCCGGACTTCGGCGCCAACATCGTCGCCACGGACGGCTCCCGGGGCCACAGCGGCTACTGGGACGAGGGAACCCAGAGCCTCCTCAACCAGGCCCGGGTCACAGTGGGCAAGTACGACAAGGTGACGCTCGAACCATGA
- a CDS encoding ATP-binding protein, producing the protein MRDPLSALTNAFTSFLFGKVETTRLPVRTSTGQAQAVYLPTAAPGLGDSGVIIGREVYSGKGYIYDPFQLYGQQLPAPHWLVLGESGNGKSALEKTYVLRQLRFRDRQVVVLDAQGEDGVGEWNLIARELGITPIRLDPMAALDGGIRLNPLDPAITTTGQLALLRTIIEVAMGHGLDERSGFALKVAHAYVNETITDRQPVLTDIVEQLRHPEAASAEAMNVDIDDVRAWGLDVALVLDRLVDGDLRGMFDGPTSVGIDLDAPLIVFDLSHIDRNSIAMPILMAIVGVWLEHTWIRPDRKKRIFLVEEAWHIINSPFVAQLFQRLLKFGRRLGLSFVAVVHHLSDVVDGAAAREAAAILKMASTRTIYAQKADEARATGLVIGLPRWAVEIIPTLTPGIAVWDVNGNVQVVKHLVTERERPLVFTDRAMTESAATDDVLAHELETRLESESERRAALMEQQMSDTPSSESTVA; encoded by the coding sequence ATGCGAGATCCGCTCTCCGCACTCACCAACGCCTTCACCTCCTTCCTCTTCGGGAAGGTGGAGACGACCCGGCTGCCCGTCCGCACCTCCACCGGCCAGGCACAGGCCGTCTACCTGCCGACGGCCGCGCCCGGCCTCGGCGACTCCGGCGTGATCATCGGCCGCGAGGTCTACAGCGGCAAGGGGTACATCTACGACCCCTTCCAGCTGTACGGTCAGCAGCTGCCCGCGCCGCACTGGCTGGTCCTCGGCGAGTCCGGCAACGGCAAGTCGGCCCTGGAGAAGACCTACGTACTGCGCCAGCTGCGGTTCCGCGACCGGCAGGTCGTGGTGCTCGACGCCCAGGGCGAGGACGGCGTCGGCGAATGGAACCTCATCGCGCGCGAGCTGGGAATAACTCCCATCCGCCTCGACCCGATGGCCGCCCTCGACGGCGGCATCCGGCTCAACCCGCTGGACCCGGCCATCACCACCACCGGCCAGCTGGCGCTGCTGCGCACCATCATCGAAGTCGCGATGGGGCACGGCCTGGACGAGCGCTCGGGCTTCGCCCTGAAGGTGGCCCACGCCTACGTCAACGAGACCATCACCGACCGCCAGCCCGTCCTCACCGACATCGTGGAACAGCTGCGCCACCCCGAGGCGGCCTCGGCGGAAGCCATGAACGTCGACATAGACGACGTCCGGGCCTGGGGCCTGGACGTGGCGCTCGTCCTGGACCGGCTCGTCGACGGCGACCTGCGGGGCATGTTCGACGGACCGACCTCGGTCGGCATCGACCTGGACGCGCCGCTGATCGTCTTCGACCTCTCGCACATCGACCGCAACTCGATCGCCATGCCGATCCTCATGGCCATCGTCGGCGTCTGGCTGGAGCACACCTGGATCCGCCCCGACCGCAAGAAGCGCATCTTCCTGGTGGAGGAGGCGTGGCACATCATCAACTCGCCGTTCGTGGCACAGCTCTTCCAGCGGCTGCTCAAGTTCGGCCGCCGGCTCGGGCTGTCCTTCGTCGCCGTCGTCCACCACCTCTCGGACGTGGTCGACGGGGCCGCCGCGCGGGAGGCCGCGGCCATCCTGAAGATGGCGTCGACCCGCACGATCTACGCCCAGAAGGCGGACGAGGCCAGGGCCACCGGCCTGGTCATCGGCCTGCCCCGATGGGCCGTCGAGATCATCCCGACGCTCACCCCGGGCATCGCCGTCTGGGACGTCAACGGCAATGTCCAGGTCGTCAAACACCTGGTCACCGAGCGGGAACGGCCGCTGGTCTTCACCGACCGCGCCATGACGGAGTCGGCGGCGACCGACGACGTACTCGCCCATGAGCTGGAGACGCGACTGGAGTCGGAGAGCGAGCGCAGGGCAGCGCTTATGGAACAGCAAATGTCCGACACCCCCTCCTCCGAATCGACCGTGGCCTGA
- a CDS encoding FAD-binding oxidoreductase, whose protein sequence is MRRRSLLAAGAALAAGGVSACTSGAPRAPATTTPSGGTRASASTAPADWTALARGLDGLLVRPGDAVYPTARQLYNTRFDGLRPAAVAYAAGEDDIRECLAFARAHGTPVALRGGGHSYAGWSSGTGRLVIDTSRLNRVRTDGSGGATTATIGAGARLLDVYLALGRTGRTVPGGSCPTVGIAGLTLGGGHGVATRAYGTTCDSLTSATLITADGRRLTADARHEPDLFWALRGAGNGNFGVVTELTFRTHPAPPSVTAYLTWPWSRAGAVVTAWQEWGPDQADEIWSAAHLAGSPGPPGGRVAPTVNVAAFSLGSYDDLQNAVDRLADRVGAPAATVSLRRHGYTDAMLSYAGCATLSEQQCHLPGSTPGRTPQGVLQRETYAARSAFFDRALPDDGVRALLARTEAFGAVTAAQGGGGGSIALTALGGAVNRVAPDATAFVHRRSRVLAQYVASWRPGTSGSAQRAWLNTTHDALREHASGAAYQNYADPELTDWRTAYYGAAAPRLARIKHAYDPTRLFDFPQAL, encoded by the coding sequence ATGCGCCGGCGTTCCCTCCTCGCCGCGGGCGCCGCCCTCGCCGCCGGCGGGGTGTCCGCCTGCACCTCCGGCGCGCCGCGCGCCCCCGCCACCACCACCCCGAGCGGCGGCACGCGTGCGAGCGCCAGCACCGCCCCCGCCGACTGGACCGCCCTCGCGCGCGGCCTCGACGGGCTGCTGGTGCGCCCCGGCGACGCCGTCTATCCGACCGCCCGTCAGCTCTACAACACCCGCTTCGACGGCCTGCGTCCGGCCGCCGTCGCCTACGCGGCGGGCGAGGACGACATCCGCGAGTGCCTCGCCTTCGCCCGCGCGCACGGCACCCCGGTGGCCCTGCGCGGCGGCGGCCACTCCTACGCGGGCTGGTCCTCGGGCACCGGCCGCCTGGTCATCGACACCTCGCGGCTCAACCGCGTACGGACGGACGGGAGCGGCGGGGCGACCACGGCCACCATCGGCGCGGGCGCCCGGCTGCTGGACGTCTACCTCGCCCTGGGCCGCACCGGCCGCACCGTCCCCGGCGGCTCCTGCCCGACCGTCGGCATCGCGGGGCTGACCCTCGGCGGCGGCCACGGCGTCGCCACGCGCGCGTACGGGACGACCTGCGACAGCCTGACCTCCGCCACCCTGATCACCGCCGACGGCCGCAGGCTCACCGCCGACGCCCGCCACGAACCCGATCTCTTCTGGGCGCTGCGCGGCGCGGGCAACGGCAACTTCGGCGTGGTCACCGAGCTGACCTTCCGTACGCATCCGGCCCCGCCGTCCGTCACCGCGTATCTGACCTGGCCCTGGTCCCGGGCGGGCGCGGTGGTGACGGCGTGGCAGGAGTGGGGGCCCGACCAGGCCGACGAGATCTGGTCCGCCGCCCATCTCGCGGGGAGCCCCGGCCCGCCGGGCGGCCGGGTCGCGCCCACGGTGAACGTCGCCGCGTTCTCCCTCGGCTCCTACGACGACCTCCAGAACGCCGTCGACCGGCTCGCCGACCGGGTGGGCGCCCCCGCCGCGACCGTCTCGCTGCGGCGCCACGGCTACACCGACGCGATGCTCTCGTACGCGGGCTGCGCCACCCTCTCCGAGCAGCAGTGCCATCTGCCGGGCAGCACCCCGGGCCGCACTCCGCAGGGCGTGCTCCAGCGCGAGACGTACGCGGCCCGCTCCGCCTTCTTCGACCGCGCGCTCCCCGACGACGGGGTGCGCGCCCTGCTCGCCCGGACCGAGGCGTTCGGCGCGGTGACGGCCGCTCAGGGCGGCGGGGGCGGCAGCATCGCGCTCACCGCGCTGGGCGGGGCGGTCAACCGGGTGGCCCCGGACGCCACGGCGTTCGTGCACCGGCGCTCACGGGTGCTCGCCCAGTACGTCGCCTCCTGGCGTCCGGGCACCTCCGGATCGGCCCAGCGAGCATGGCTGAATACCACTCATGACGCCTTGCGGGAGCACGCGTCGGGCGCCGCGTACCAGAACTACGCCGACCCGGAGCTGACGGACTGGCGGACCGCCTACTACGGGGCGGCGGCGCCGAGGCTGGCCCGGATCAAGCACGCCTACGACCCCACGCGGCTCTTCGACTTCCCGCAGGCGCTGTGA